Proteins found in one Allorhizobium pseudoryzae genomic segment:
- a CDS encoding PAS domain-containing protein produces the protein MLEEQKSHSSVQETATQGPFQITDTEVVEIFSTFNVLGHWRNDLETGLVYCCKTMLDIFGLPPSDGPVSMVDISARLHPDDLTLVMEAHESASAEPMHFQKIHRIQDPGGTYRWYCSAGRFRPKEGTIGEIVGITWEIPPQRCEAIQKRMNTI, from the coding sequence TTGCTTGAGGAGCAAAAGTCGCATTCATCGGTCCAGGAAACCGCCACTCAGGGGCCGTTTCAGATCACGGACACCGAAGTCGTCGAGATCTTTTCCACCTTTAATGTGCTTGGGCACTGGCGCAATGACCTGGAAACAGGTCTCGTCTATTGTTGCAAGACGATGCTCGACATCTTCGGTTTGCCGCCATCCGACGGACCGGTGAGCATGGTGGACATTTCGGCCCGCCTGCATCCAGACGATCTGACCCTGGTGATGGAAGCCCATGAATCGGCCTCCGCCGAGCCCATGCATTTCCAGAAGATCCACCGGATCCAAGACCCGGGCGGCACCTATCGCTGGTACTGCTCTGCCGGCCGTTTCCGCCCGAAGGAGGGAACGATCGGCGAGATCGTCGGCATTACCTGGGAAATCCCGCCGCAACGCTGCGAAGCGATCCAGAAGCGGATGAACACGATCTGA
- a CDS encoding DUF2333 family protein has protein sequence MMDAVSAFFRRAGAAIGRVLQLAFAAIVWPFMAAHGWYRQRHLMIKVPVAAALIFLAGLYGYFIWQTQVWTGFDTNFTERYRLSERTVPVGQPLVPQTPAVTDPARSCQSSAIVETVADLTDQNVNQNAWISSMLLYRLGLFGMDWDRTPFLDNKAAFQRGVNQAVRRTAVELVDTLGRVRGTSGINGDLQDARGNLQFDEYSWYFGLNPFGFKTPTPSYYRAAINSLRKFNVDLAACNATFDTRADNLVQFVDRIANDLGSTSAILRERSENYNAGWFDTRADDRFWFAYGQLYGYSAVLSAAGADFSQVIRERNLGSLWTETLSQFQAALKIQPAIISNGSESGIIMPTHLATMGFYILRTRSNLVEVRGVLDR, from the coding sequence ATGATGGATGCCGTTTCCGCCTTTTTCCGCCGTGCCGGCGCTGCCATAGGGCGGGTTCTTCAGCTCGCCTTTGCCGCCATCGTCTGGCCGTTCATGGCCGCGCATGGCTGGTACCGACAGCGCCATCTGATGATCAAGGTGCCGGTGGCCGCAGCTCTCATCTTTCTCGCCGGGCTCTATGGTTACTTCATCTGGCAGACGCAGGTCTGGACCGGCTTCGATACGAATTTCACCGAGCGCTACAGGCTCTCGGAACGGACCGTTCCGGTCGGCCAGCCTCTGGTGCCGCAGACGCCCGCCGTCACGGATCCGGCGCGTAGCTGCCAGTCGTCCGCGATCGTCGAGACGGTGGCCGATCTTACCGATCAGAATGTCAATCAGAACGCCTGGATCTCCTCCATGCTGCTCTACCGTCTCGGCCTGTTCGGCATGGACTGGGACCGCACGCCGTTTCTGGACAACAAGGCGGCCTTTCAGCGCGGCGTGAACCAGGCGGTGCGCCGCACGGCGGTGGAACTCGTCGATACGCTTGGCCGGGTGCGCGGCACCTCCGGCATCAACGGCGACCTGCAGGATGCGCGTGGCAATCTGCAGTTCGATGAATATTCCTGGTATTTCGGCCTCAATCCCTTCGGCTTCAAGACGCCGACGCCAAGCTACTATCGCGCGGCGATCAACAGCCTGCGCAAGTTCAACGTCGATCTCGCCGCCTGCAATGCGACATTCGATACGCGCGCCGACAACCTCGTCCAGTTCGTCGATCGCATCGCCAATGATCTGGGGTCCACCTCGGCGATCCTGCGCGAGCGCTCGGAAAACTACAATGCGGGCTGGTTCGACACCCGTGCCGATGACCGTTTCTGGTTCGCCTACGGCCAGCTCTATGGCTATTCGGCGGTGCTCTCCGCCGCCGGCGCCGACTTTTCGCAGGTCATCCGCGAACGCAATCTGGGCTCGCTGTGGACGGAAACGCTGTCGCAGTTCCAGGCAGCGTTGAAGATCCAGCCGGCGATCATCTCGAATGGCAGCGAATCCGGCATCATCATGCCGACGCATCTGGCGACGATGGGCTTTTACATTCTGCGCACGCGGTCGAACCTGGTGGAGGTGCGCGGCGTTCTGGATCGGTAA
- a CDS encoding helix-turn-helix transcriptional regulator — translation MITLERHSVLSKEISSADSRAAIVAAMEKLPAQFGFRFFTLMTAPAASDHTLSSLIIETTLPRRLIQDFDARRLLAHCPLVPLLKNMALPLCWSYDPASSADLGLNFPDAMTRMLKVWGVTTGVAMPLHSSDGSVFVMRLDGDRTLLALPELNELGMLFLQSFRSFDRLRGDEPMHRSLLTARELEVVRWTSQGKTSVEIANILSLSDHTVNTYLNKAIKKLDCVNRTQLVAKAIRLRLIS, via the coding sequence ATGATTACGCTGGAACGCCATTCCGTTTTAAGCAAAGAAATTTCCTCGGCTGACTCGCGGGCAGCGATTGTTGCTGCGATGGAAAAGCTGCCGGCACAGTTCGGCTTTCGCTTCTTCACATTGATGACCGCGCCTGCCGCCAGCGATCATACGCTCTCGTCGCTCATCATCGAAACGACGCTGCCCCGGCGGTTGATCCAGGATTTTGACGCACGGCGCCTGCTCGCCCATTGCCCTCTGGTGCCGCTGTTGAAGAACATGGCCCTGCCGCTGTGCTGGAGCTACGATCCCGCCAGCAGTGCGGATCTGGGCCTCAATTTTCCGGACGCGATGACCCGGATGCTGAAGGTCTGGGGCGTGACCACCGGGGTGGCGATGCCTCTCCACTCGTCGGACGGATCTGTCTTCGTCATGCGGCTTGACGGCGACCGCACGCTGTTGGCGCTGCCGGAGCTCAACGAACTGGGCATGCTCTTCCTGCAGTCGTTTCGAAGCTTCGACCGGCTGCGCGGTGACGAACCGATGCATCGCAGCCTGCTGACCGCCCGCGAACTGGAAGTGGTCCGCTGGACCTCGCAGGGCAAGACATCGGTAGAAATCGCCAATATCCTCTCGTTGTCGGATCACACGGTCAACACGTATCTAAATAAGGCAATCAAGAAACTCGATTGCGTGAATCGGACTCAGCTGGTAGCCAAAGCCATTCGCCTGCGGCTGATCAGTTAG
- the choW gene encoding choline ABC transporter permease subunit, giving the protein MEFLTDHKIPIGIWAKHFVDWLTVSGAWFFDWLSTVLKHIIDLLLLVLQWPHPLAIVAALTGIAWYFRRSAGVALFTCLGLLFIINQGYWKETTETLALVVAAAAVSMAIGVPVGIASARRPWLYEILRPMLDLMQTIPTFVYLIPALILFGLGMVPGLIATVIFAIPAPIRLTRLGIISTPSALTEAAVAFGATPSQVLSKVELPFAMPQIMAGLTQTIMLSLSMVVIAALVGANGLGVPVVRALNTVNVARGFEAGLCIVILAIILDRMFRADSEGDGA; this is encoded by the coding sequence TTGGAATTTCTCACAGACCATAAAATCCCGATCGGGATCTGGGCGAAACATTTCGTCGACTGGCTCACCGTCAGTGGCGCCTGGTTCTTCGACTGGCTCTCCACCGTTCTCAAGCACATCATCGATCTGCTTCTCCTCGTTCTGCAATGGCCGCATCCGCTGGCGATCGTGGCCGCCTTGACCGGGATTGCCTGGTATTTCCGCCGCTCGGCGGGCGTCGCACTGTTCACCTGTCTCGGACTGCTCTTCATCATCAACCAGGGCTACTGGAAGGAAACGACCGAGACGCTGGCGCTTGTCGTCGCCGCCGCGGCCGTCAGCATGGCAATCGGCGTGCCGGTCGGCATCGCGTCCGCCCGCCGTCCGTGGCTCTACGAGATCCTTCGCCCGATGCTCGATCTGATGCAGACGATCCCCACCTTCGTCTATCTCATTCCTGCATTGATCCTGTTCGGGCTCGGCATGGTGCCCGGACTGATCGCCACCGTCATCTTCGCCATCCCCGCTCCCATCCGCCTCACCCGTCTCGGCATCATCTCGACACCGTCGGCCCTGACCGAAGCCGCCGTCGCTTTCGGCGCAACACCCTCCCAGGTGCTGAGCAAGGTGGAACTGCCCTTTGCCATGCCGCAGATCATGGCGGGCCTGACCCAGACCATCATGCTCTCGCTCTCGATGGTGGTGATCGCAGCGCTCGTCGGCGCCAATGGTCTCGGCGTTCCGGTGGTGCGCGCGCTCAATACCGTCAACGTTGCACGCGGTTTCGAGGCCGGCCTCTGCATCGTCATTCTCGCCATCATCCTCGATCGCATGTTCCGCGCCGACAGCGAAGGGGATGGTGCATGA
- a CDS encoding pseudoazurin, translating into MKFTTMIAAGLMVAGTSLCSSLASAAEFEVKMLNKGSDGEAMVFEPAALRVAVGDTVHFVPVDKGHDAAAVKELIPEGVEEFKGKMNQELVVTFSKEGAYVIKCSPHWGMGMVALVVAGEGAPANLDGIKSAKMAKKTRERLDKEIAALGL; encoded by the coding sequence ATGAAATTCACGACCATGATCGCTGCCGGCCTGATGGTGGCTGGCACTTCGCTGTGCAGTTCTTTGGCCTCGGCCGCCGAATTCGAAGTGAAGATGCTCAACAAGGGATCGGATGGCGAAGCGATGGTCTTCGAACCGGCTGCGTTGCGCGTGGCCGTTGGCGACACCGTCCACTTCGTGCCCGTCGACAAGGGGCATGACGCCGCTGCGGTCAAGGAGCTCATTCCCGAAGGCGTGGAGGAGTTCAAGGGCAAGATGAACCAGGAACTGGTCGTCACCTTCTCGAAGGAAGGCGCCTATGTGATCAAGTGCTCGCCGCATTGGGGCATGGGCATGGTGGCGCTCGTCGTTGCCGGCGAGGGAGCCCCGGCCAATCTTGACGGCATCAAGTCCGCCAAGATGGCGAAAAAGACCCGCGAGCGTCTCGACAAGGAAATCGCCGCGCTCGGTCTCTGA
- a CDS encoding choline ABC transporter substrate-binding protein, whose protein sequence is MPGTTSLKLSVAAIITVMATGQTLAADPGSCSTVRFSDVGWTDITATTATAAVLLDALGYTPEVKVLSVPVTYQSLKNKDIDVFLGNWMPTQEADVRPFLTDKSVESFGPNLVGAKYTLATNAKGAELGIKDFKDIATHAKELDGKIYGIEPGNDGNRLILDMIAKDSFGLKKLDLVESSEQGMLAQVARADRAGEPIVFLGWEPHPMNANFKLTYLTGGDEVFGPDFGGAQIYTNVRAGFTKDCPNVGKFVTNLKFTLPMENVIMGKILNDGQDPQKAALAWLKDNPSAITPWLAGVTTLDGKDGSAAVKAKLGL, encoded by the coding sequence ATGCCAGGAACCACTTCGCTGAAACTATCCGTCGCGGCCATCATCACCGTGATGGCCACGGGTCAGACGCTGGCCGCCGATCCGGGGAGCTGCAGCACTGTTCGCTTTTCGGATGTGGGCTGGACGGACATCACCGCAACGACCGCAACGGCAGCCGTGCTTCTCGACGCGCTTGGCTACACGCCGGAAGTCAAGGTTCTGTCGGTTCCGGTGACCTACCAGTCACTGAAGAACAAGGACATCGATGTCTTCCTCGGCAACTGGATGCCGACGCAGGAGGCCGACGTGCGTCCCTTCCTGACCGACAAATCGGTCGAATCCTTCGGGCCGAACCTGGTCGGCGCAAAATACACGCTCGCCACCAATGCCAAGGGTGCCGAACTCGGCATCAAGGATTTCAAGGACATCGCCACCCACGCCAAGGAGTTGGACGGCAAGATCTACGGTATCGAACCCGGCAATGACGGCAACCGCCTGATCCTCGACATGATTGCCAAGGACAGTTTCGGCCTGAAGAAGCTGGACCTGGTCGAATCCTCCGAACAGGGCATGCTGGCGCAGGTCGCCCGCGCCGATCGTGCCGGCGAGCCGATCGTCTTCCTCGGCTGGGAACCGCATCCCATGAATGCCAACTTCAAGCTGACCTATCTGACGGGCGGCGACGAAGTGTTCGGTCCCGATTTCGGCGGCGCGCAGATCTACACCAATGTCCGCGCCGGCTTCACCAAGGACTGCCCGAATGTCGGCAAGTTCGTCACCAACCTGAAATTCACCCTGCCCATGGAAAACGTCATCATGGGCAAGATCCTGAATGACGGGCAGGATCCGCAGAAGGCAGCACTTGCGTGGCTGAAGGACAACCCGTCCGCCATCACCCCCTGGCTTGCCGGCGTCACGACGCTGGACGGCAAGGACGGATCGGCTGCGGTCAAGGCAAAGCTCGGCCTCTGA